From Mastacembelus armatus chromosome 13, fMasArm1.2, whole genome shotgun sequence, one genomic window encodes:
- the acsl3a gene encoding long-chain-fatty-acid--CoA ligase 3a isoform X2 → MKLKEDLHPMVLLLFHLMVWIYTIISFLPSYLLTWVSRGDGDLYGSEEDRAKRVKARSVLGRPEGPYRAVRATKRLVTSMHPGVDTLDKMFEYAATRFPHRDCLGTREVISEEDEQQSNGKVFKKVVLGEYHWLSYKEALMAASQLGSGLASLGQQPKNSIAIFCETRAEWTIAAQACFMYNFPLATFYSTLGGPAIAHGLNETQVTHIITSRELLETRLKAILIEVPRLQHIIIVDNTPTTWPGYPRGINIHNMAAVQKLGARPDKACERKQPLPSDTAVIMYTSGSTGIPKGVMISHSNIIAGITGIAERIPNLCEEDIYIGYLPLAHVLELSAELMCISHGCRIGYSSPQTLVDQSTKIKKGSKGDTSILQPTLMAAVPEIMDRIYKNVMTKVEEMNCIQRTLFILAYNYKLEQLAKGYNTPLCDKLVFRKIRALLGGRTRVLLSGGAPLSATTQRFMNVCFCCAVGQGYGLTETCGAGTISESWDYSTGRVGGPLVCCEIKLKDWVEGGYGSTDKPHPRGEILIGGPNVTMGYYKSDPKNQEDFFVDENRQRWFCTGDIGEFHKDGCLKIIDRKKDLVKLQAGEYVSLGKVEAMLKNCPLVDNICAYANSDETYVIGFVVPNQKQLLALAEQYSIRGSWEELCDSKAMEELVLKVITEAALAAQLERFEIPCKIRLSPDPWTPETGLVTEAFKLKRKELKTHYQDDIERMYGGK, encoded by the exons ATGAAGCTGAAGGAGGATCTACACCCCATGGTGCTGCTTCTCTTCCACCTCATGGTATGGATCTACACCATCATCTCCTTTCTGCCCTCCTACCTCCTCACCTGGGTCTCCAGAGGTGACGGGGACTTATACGGCTCAGAGGAAGATCGAGCCAAGCGGGTAAAGGCGCGTTCTGTGCTGGGACGCCCCGAGGGACCTTATAGAGCAGTGAGGGCCACCAAGAGGCTAGTGACATCGATGCACCCGGGAGTAGACACACTGGATAAGATGTTTGAGTATGCAGCCACGAGGTTCCCCCACAGAGACTGTCTTGGGACAAGGGAGGTGATCAGTGAGGAGGATGAGCAGCAGAGCAATGGCAAGGTGTTCAAGAAG GTGGTTCTGGGTGAGTACCACTGGCTGTCCTATAAGGAGGCCCTCATGGCAGCGTCCCAACTGGGCAGTGGCCTGGCATCACTGGGCCAGCAACCAAAAAACAGTATTGCCATCTTCTGTGAGACGCGAGCTGAGTGGACCATTGCTGCCCAGGCCTGCTTCATGTACAACTTCCCAT tggcCACCTTTTACTCCACACTGGGAGGTCCAGCCATTGCTCATGGGCTGAATGAGACTCAGGTCACCCACATCATCACCAGCAGAGAACTCCTGGAGACCAGACTCAAG gctaTCCTAATTGAGGTTCCACGGCTGCAGCACATCATCATAGTGGATAACACACCAACCACATGGCCTGGATATCCACGTGGCATCAATATCCACAACATGGCTGCTGTTCAGAAGCTGGGGGCCAGGCCTGACAAAG CATGTGAGCGGAAACAGCCTCTGCCTTCAGATACTGCAGTTATCATGTACACCAGCGGCTCCACGGGCATACCAAAGGGCGTCATGATCTCTCATAGTAACATCATCGCCGGCATCACAGGAATAGCTGAGCGGATACCAAACCTCTG TGAGGAGGACATTTACATTGGTTACTTGCCTCTGGCCCATGTACTGGAGCTCAGTGCAGAGCTCATGTGTATTTCTCATGGCTGCAGGATTGGATATTCCTCACCTCAGACTCTTGTGGACCAG TCAACCAAGATTAAGAAAGGAAGCAAGGGAGACACCAGCATCCTGCAGCCCACTCTGATGGCAGCTGTTCCA GAAATCATGGATCGTATTTATAAGAATGTTATGACCAAGGTCGAGGAGATGAATTGCATCCAGAGGACACTCTTTATTCTGGCATATAATTACAAGCTGGAGCAGCTCGCCAAAGGATACAACACACCTCTATGTGACAA GCTGGTGTTCAGGAAAATCCGTGCTCTACTGGGAGGTCGGACACGTGTCTTGTTATCAGGAGGAGCGCCGCTCTCTGCAACTACACAGCGCTTCATGAATGTATGTTTCTGCTGCGCAGTGGGTCAGGGATATGGGCTGACAGAGACCTGCGGGGCTGGAACCATTAGCGAAT CGTGGGATTACAGCACTGGGAGAGTGGGAGGACCGCTGGTTTGCTGTGAGATAAAACTCAAAGATTGGGTGGAGG GTGGTTACGGAAGCACAGACAAGCCTCATCCTCGAGGAGAGATCCTGATTGGTGGCCCAAATGTAACCATGGGGTACTACAAGAGTGATCCTAAAAACCAAGAAGATTTCTTTGTAGATGAAAACCGCCAGCGCTGGTTCTGCACAGGAGACATTGGAGAGTTTCACAAAGACGGGTGCCTCAAAATAATCG ATCGTAAGAAAGACTTGGTGAAGCTGCAGGCAGGAGAATATGTCTCACTAGGAAAGGTGGAGGCCATGTTGAAGAACTGCCCTTTGGTTGACAACATATGCGCCTATGCCAACAG TGATGAGACATACGTGATTGGCTTTGTTGTGCCCAATCAGAAGCAGCTGCTGGCTCTGGCTGAGCAGTACAGTATCCGAGGCTCATGGGAGGAGCTGTGCGACAGCAAGGCCATGGAGGAGCTGGTCCTCAAGGTCATCACTGAGGCTGCACTAGCAG CCCAACTAGAGCGCTTTGAGATTCCTTGCAAGATCCGTCTGAGCCCAGACCCTTGGACTCCTGAGACAGGATTAGTGACTGAAGCATTCAAGCTCAAACGCAAGGAGCTGAAAACACATTATCAGGATGACATTGAGCGAATGTATGGTGGGAAGTAA
- the acsl3a gene encoding long-chain-fatty-acid--CoA ligase 3a isoform X1: protein MKLKEDLHPMVLLLFHLMVWIYTIISFLPSYLLTWVSRGDGDLYGSEEDRAKRVKARSVLGRPEGPYRAVRATKRLVTSMHPGVDTLDKMFEYAATRFPHRDCLGTREVISEEDEQQSNGKVFKKVVLGEYHWLSYKEALMAASQLGSGLASLGQQPKNSIAIFCETRAEWTIAAQACFMYNFPLATFYSTLGGPAIAHGLNETQVTHIITSRELLETRLKAILIEVPRLQHIIIVDNTPTTWPGYPRGINIHNMAAVQKLGARPDKAACERKQPLPSDTAVIMYTSGSTGIPKGVMISHSNIIAGITGIAERIPNLCEEDIYIGYLPLAHVLELSAELMCISHGCRIGYSSPQTLVDQSTKIKKGSKGDTSILQPTLMAAVPEIMDRIYKNVMTKVEEMNCIQRTLFILAYNYKLEQLAKGYNTPLCDKLVFRKIRALLGGRTRVLLSGGAPLSATTQRFMNVCFCCAVGQGYGLTETCGAGTISESWDYSTGRVGGPLVCCEIKLKDWVEGGYGSTDKPHPRGEILIGGPNVTMGYYKSDPKNQEDFFVDENRQRWFCTGDIGEFHKDGCLKIIDRKKDLVKLQAGEYVSLGKVEAMLKNCPLVDNICAYANSDETYVIGFVVPNQKQLLALAEQYSIRGSWEELCDSKAMEELVLKVITEAALAAQLERFEIPCKIRLSPDPWTPETGLVTEAFKLKRKELKTHYQDDIERMYGGK, encoded by the exons ATGAAGCTGAAGGAGGATCTACACCCCATGGTGCTGCTTCTCTTCCACCTCATGGTATGGATCTACACCATCATCTCCTTTCTGCCCTCCTACCTCCTCACCTGGGTCTCCAGAGGTGACGGGGACTTATACGGCTCAGAGGAAGATCGAGCCAAGCGGGTAAAGGCGCGTTCTGTGCTGGGACGCCCCGAGGGACCTTATAGAGCAGTGAGGGCCACCAAGAGGCTAGTGACATCGATGCACCCGGGAGTAGACACACTGGATAAGATGTTTGAGTATGCAGCCACGAGGTTCCCCCACAGAGACTGTCTTGGGACAAGGGAGGTGATCAGTGAGGAGGATGAGCAGCAGAGCAATGGCAAGGTGTTCAAGAAG GTGGTTCTGGGTGAGTACCACTGGCTGTCCTATAAGGAGGCCCTCATGGCAGCGTCCCAACTGGGCAGTGGCCTGGCATCACTGGGCCAGCAACCAAAAAACAGTATTGCCATCTTCTGTGAGACGCGAGCTGAGTGGACCATTGCTGCCCAGGCCTGCTTCATGTACAACTTCCCAT tggcCACCTTTTACTCCACACTGGGAGGTCCAGCCATTGCTCATGGGCTGAATGAGACTCAGGTCACCCACATCATCACCAGCAGAGAACTCCTGGAGACCAGACTCAAG gctaTCCTAATTGAGGTTCCACGGCTGCAGCACATCATCATAGTGGATAACACACCAACCACATGGCCTGGATATCCACGTGGCATCAATATCCACAACATGGCTGCTGTTCAGAAGCTGGGGGCCAGGCCTGACAAAG CAGCATGTGAGCGGAAACAGCCTCTGCCTTCAGATACTGCAGTTATCATGTACACCAGCGGCTCCACGGGCATACCAAAGGGCGTCATGATCTCTCATAGTAACATCATCGCCGGCATCACAGGAATAGCTGAGCGGATACCAAACCTCTG TGAGGAGGACATTTACATTGGTTACTTGCCTCTGGCCCATGTACTGGAGCTCAGTGCAGAGCTCATGTGTATTTCTCATGGCTGCAGGATTGGATATTCCTCACCTCAGACTCTTGTGGACCAG TCAACCAAGATTAAGAAAGGAAGCAAGGGAGACACCAGCATCCTGCAGCCCACTCTGATGGCAGCTGTTCCA GAAATCATGGATCGTATTTATAAGAATGTTATGACCAAGGTCGAGGAGATGAATTGCATCCAGAGGACACTCTTTATTCTGGCATATAATTACAAGCTGGAGCAGCTCGCCAAAGGATACAACACACCTCTATGTGACAA GCTGGTGTTCAGGAAAATCCGTGCTCTACTGGGAGGTCGGACACGTGTCTTGTTATCAGGAGGAGCGCCGCTCTCTGCAACTACACAGCGCTTCATGAATGTATGTTTCTGCTGCGCAGTGGGTCAGGGATATGGGCTGACAGAGACCTGCGGGGCTGGAACCATTAGCGAAT CGTGGGATTACAGCACTGGGAGAGTGGGAGGACCGCTGGTTTGCTGTGAGATAAAACTCAAAGATTGGGTGGAGG GTGGTTACGGAAGCACAGACAAGCCTCATCCTCGAGGAGAGATCCTGATTGGTGGCCCAAATGTAACCATGGGGTACTACAAGAGTGATCCTAAAAACCAAGAAGATTTCTTTGTAGATGAAAACCGCCAGCGCTGGTTCTGCACAGGAGACATTGGAGAGTTTCACAAAGACGGGTGCCTCAAAATAATCG ATCGTAAGAAAGACTTGGTGAAGCTGCAGGCAGGAGAATATGTCTCACTAGGAAAGGTGGAGGCCATGTTGAAGAACTGCCCTTTGGTTGACAACATATGCGCCTATGCCAACAG TGATGAGACATACGTGATTGGCTTTGTTGTGCCCAATCAGAAGCAGCTGCTGGCTCTGGCTGAGCAGTACAGTATCCGAGGCTCATGGGAGGAGCTGTGCGACAGCAAGGCCATGGAGGAGCTGGTCCTCAAGGTCATCACTGAGGCTGCACTAGCAG CCCAACTAGAGCGCTTTGAGATTCCTTGCAAGATCCGTCTGAGCCCAGACCCTTGGACTCCTGAGACAGGATTAGTGACTGAAGCATTCAAGCTCAAACGCAAGGAGCTGAAAACACATTATCAGGATGACATTGAGCGAATGTATGGTGGGAAGTAA
- the acsl3a gene encoding long-chain-fatty-acid--CoA ligase 3a isoform X3: MKLKEDLHPMVLLLFHLMVWIYTIISFLPSYLLTWVSRGDGDLYGSEEDRAKRVKARSVLGRPEGPYRAVRATKRLVTSMHPGVDTLDKMFEYAATRFPHRDCLGTREVISEEDEQQSNGKVFKKVVLGEYHWLSYKEALMAASQLGSGLASLGQQPKNSIAIFCETRAEWTIAAQACFMYNFPLATFYSTLGGPAIAHGLNETQVTHIITSRELLETRLKAILIEVPRLQHIIIVDNTPTTWPGYPRGINIHNMAAVQKLGARPDKAACERKQPLPSDTAVIMYTSGSTGIPKGVMISHSNIIAGITGIAERIPNLCEEDIYIGYLPLAHVLELSAELMCISHGCRIGYSSPQTLVDQSTKIKKGSKGDTSILQPTLMAAVPEIMDRIYKNVMTKVEEMNCIQRTLFILAYNYKLEQLAKGYNTPLCDKLVFRKIRALLGGRTRVLLSGGAPLSATTQRFMNVCFCCAVGQGYGLTETCGAGTISESWDYSTGRVGGPLVCCEIKLKDWVEGGYGSTDKPHPRGEILIGGPNVTMGYYKSDPKNQEDFFVDENRQRWFCTGDIGEFHKDGCLKIIDNLCAPLSSISVAGTKSDFTSLPT; encoded by the exons ATGAAGCTGAAGGAGGATCTACACCCCATGGTGCTGCTTCTCTTCCACCTCATGGTATGGATCTACACCATCATCTCCTTTCTGCCCTCCTACCTCCTCACCTGGGTCTCCAGAGGTGACGGGGACTTATACGGCTCAGAGGAAGATCGAGCCAAGCGGGTAAAGGCGCGTTCTGTGCTGGGACGCCCCGAGGGACCTTATAGAGCAGTGAGGGCCACCAAGAGGCTAGTGACATCGATGCACCCGGGAGTAGACACACTGGATAAGATGTTTGAGTATGCAGCCACGAGGTTCCCCCACAGAGACTGTCTTGGGACAAGGGAGGTGATCAGTGAGGAGGATGAGCAGCAGAGCAATGGCAAGGTGTTCAAGAAG GTGGTTCTGGGTGAGTACCACTGGCTGTCCTATAAGGAGGCCCTCATGGCAGCGTCCCAACTGGGCAGTGGCCTGGCATCACTGGGCCAGCAACCAAAAAACAGTATTGCCATCTTCTGTGAGACGCGAGCTGAGTGGACCATTGCTGCCCAGGCCTGCTTCATGTACAACTTCCCAT tggcCACCTTTTACTCCACACTGGGAGGTCCAGCCATTGCTCATGGGCTGAATGAGACTCAGGTCACCCACATCATCACCAGCAGAGAACTCCTGGAGACCAGACTCAAG gctaTCCTAATTGAGGTTCCACGGCTGCAGCACATCATCATAGTGGATAACACACCAACCACATGGCCTGGATATCCACGTGGCATCAATATCCACAACATGGCTGCTGTTCAGAAGCTGGGGGCCAGGCCTGACAAAG CAGCATGTGAGCGGAAACAGCCTCTGCCTTCAGATACTGCAGTTATCATGTACACCAGCGGCTCCACGGGCATACCAAAGGGCGTCATGATCTCTCATAGTAACATCATCGCCGGCATCACAGGAATAGCTGAGCGGATACCAAACCTCTG TGAGGAGGACATTTACATTGGTTACTTGCCTCTGGCCCATGTACTGGAGCTCAGTGCAGAGCTCATGTGTATTTCTCATGGCTGCAGGATTGGATATTCCTCACCTCAGACTCTTGTGGACCAG TCAACCAAGATTAAGAAAGGAAGCAAGGGAGACACCAGCATCCTGCAGCCCACTCTGATGGCAGCTGTTCCA GAAATCATGGATCGTATTTATAAGAATGTTATGACCAAGGTCGAGGAGATGAATTGCATCCAGAGGACACTCTTTATTCTGGCATATAATTACAAGCTGGAGCAGCTCGCCAAAGGATACAACACACCTCTATGTGACAA GCTGGTGTTCAGGAAAATCCGTGCTCTACTGGGAGGTCGGACACGTGTCTTGTTATCAGGAGGAGCGCCGCTCTCTGCAACTACACAGCGCTTCATGAATGTATGTTTCTGCTGCGCAGTGGGTCAGGGATATGGGCTGACAGAGACCTGCGGGGCTGGAACCATTAGCGAAT CGTGGGATTACAGCACTGGGAGAGTGGGAGGACCGCTGGTTTGCTGTGAGATAAAACTCAAAGATTGGGTGGAGG GTGGTTACGGAAGCACAGACAAGCCTCATCCTCGAGGAGAGATCCTGATTGGTGGCCCAAATGTAACCATGGGGTACTACAAGAGTGATCCTAAAAACCAAGAAGATTTCTTTGTAGATGAAAACCGCCAGCGCTGGTTCTGCACAGGAGACATTGGAGAGTTTCACAAAGACGGGTGCCTCAAAATAATCG ACAACCTCTGTGCTCCCCTTTCATCAATCAGTGTAGCAGGAACCAAATCAGATTTTACCTCCCTTCCCACATGA